The DNA window GGTGGGCCTCGGCGGCGTCGTCGAGCCCGTTGAGCGAACGTGAGCAACAGGTCGCGACTCTTGCGGCGACCGGCCTGACCAACCGGCAGATTGCCGCGCGGCTCGTTCTTTCCGTACGTACGGTGGAAAACCACCTGCAGCGCATCTATGTCAAGACAGGATTGACGAAGCGTTCCGACCTCGCCGACTGGCTCGCCGCGCAGTCGCCCACCACCTGAGCATGACTCTGCCGGCGCCTCGCGGCGCCGGCAGAGTCGGGGTGACGGTTGCGAACCGTGCACTACATCGGCATCAGGACGGTGTCGATGAGGTAGACGGTGGCGTTGGCGGTTTTGACGCCGCCGCAGATGACCGAAGCGTCGTTGACCTTGAGGGCGTCGCCGGAGCCGGTGACGGTGACGGTGCCGCCTTGGACGGTCTTCTGGTCGCCGACCACGGCGTCGGGGGCGAGCTGCCCGGCGATGACGTGGTAGGTGAGGATCTTCGACAACATCTTGTCGTCGGTCTTCAGCGTCTCGATGGTCTTGGCGTCGATCTTGGCGAAGGCGTCGTCGACGGGGGCGAAGACGGTGAACTCGGCGCCGTTGAGGGTGTCGACGAGGTTGACCTTCGGGTTCAGCTTGCCGGAGACGGCGGAGACGAGGGTCTTCAGGAGCGGGTTGTTGCTGGCGGCGACGGCGACGGGGTCCTTGGCCATGCCTTCGACCGAGCCGGGGCCGGTGGGGACCTGGTCGGCGTAGCCGGCGCACCCGGAGCCGACCATGCCCGCGCCCATCGCGCCGCTGTCGGCGGGGGGTGTGAGGACGGTGTCGATGAGGTAGACGGTGGCGTTGGCGGTCTTCACTCCGCCGCAGATGACCGAAGCGTCGTTGACCTTGAGGTCGTCACCGGTACCGGTGACCTTGACGGTGCCACCTTCGACGGTCTTCTGGTCGCCGACCACGGCGTCGGGGGCGAGCTGCCCGGCCACGACGTGGTAGGTGAGGATCTTCGACAACATCTTGTCGTCGGTCTTCAACGTCTCGATGGTCTTGGCGTCGATCTTGGCGAACGCGTCGTCGACCGGGGCGAAGACGGTGAACTCGGCCCCGTTGAGGGTGTCGACGAGGTTGACCTTCGGGTTCAGCTTCCCCGACACCGCCGACACCAGGGTCTTCAGCAGCGGGTTGTTGCTGGCGGCGACCGCGACCGGGTCCTTGGCCATGCCTTCGACCGAACCAGGTCCGGTGGGGACCTGGTCGGCGTAGCCGGCGCACCCGGCACCGACCATGCCGGCGCCCATCGCGTCCGGCGCCTCAGAAGACGCACTCGTCGTGGGGGCGGGCTCGTTCTGCGTCGTGGGCTCGGCGGTGTTGCCACAGGCCGCACCCACCATGGCCAGCAGCCCCACACCGGCGAACATCACGCCGAAGCGGAATCGAGATCGGATGGTCTTCATGAGGTGGTGCTCCTCTGTCTTGAAAGCGCCCCGCCGTTCGGAGGCCCGCTTGGTGTTCGGTGCCAACGGCCCGCTGGATGGGTGGAATCTCGAGAAAGCTGTGCTCAGCCGAAGCTGAAGGTGTAGGCGGAGATGCCTGGGCTGTAGGTGAGGGTCATGGTGTTGCGCTCGGCGTTGGGTTGGTCGAGGAGTTGGTAGGCGTTGGGGGTGCCTTTGACGTTGATGGTCTTGTCCGGCTTACCGGGGATCTTGATGGTGACGGTGCCTTGGCCGGACAGGACGTGGTAGACCTTCGCGGCGTTGAAGTTGAGTCGTACTTGGGCGTTGGTGGTGGCGGTGAGGTGTTGGGAGTCGACGGCCCAGGTCCCGCCGAGGCTGAAGGTGTCGTTGGGCTGGTTGGGGTTGAGCCCGAACACCCGTCCGTCGTCGGGGGTGAGTGTCCCGGTGCCTTGGTAGTTGGTGGCGCGGGCGTAGGACAGGAACGTTTCGGGGGTGGTGCCTTTGGCGCCGGGGTTGTCGGCTTTGACGGTCCCGTCGACCGGGTCGGGGAGCTTCACCTCGGGGTTGGCGTCTTTCAGGAGTTGGCGGAACTGGTTTTCGACTTGTCCGTAGTCGCCTTCGCCGAACTTGATCGCCCGCACAATCCCTTGGGCGTCGATGAGATATTTCGCGGGCCAGTACCGGTTGCGGTAGTCGGTCCACGTGGACAGGTTGTTGTCCTGCCCGACGGGGTAGCCGATCTTCTCCTTCCGGATCGCCGCCGCCACATTCCCGGGGTCCTTTTCGAACGCGAACTCCGGGGAGTGGATCCCCACGATCTGCAACCCCAACGGCCCGTACGTCTGGTCCCACGCCAACAGGTGGGGGGTGGCGCGTTGACAGTTGATGCAGGAGTAGGCCCAGAAGTCGACCAACACCACTTTCCCCTTCAACCCCGCCACCGTCGCGGGCTGGTTGTCGGGGGTGTTGAACCATCGCTGGGTGCCGCGGAACTCCGGCGCCGCCCCACACGACGCCAACTCCGCCGCCCCCGGCGTGCACTTCGCCAACTCTTCCCCGCCCTCACCGATGGCGGGGGCGAGGACGCCTTGGACGGTGTCGGACTCGGCGACCTTCTTCTCCAACCCGCCGGTGTAGTTCGGCAACGCTTTCTGCAGCAGATCGGTCACACCGAACCCCAGCGCGATGGCGAGGAGGATCATCACGATCCCGCCGCCGATCCGGAACCCGCGGGCGTGGTCGCGGTACGCCTTCACCCTGCGTGCGATCCTCGAGCCGGCGGCGGCGAACACCAGCAGCGGCAGCGCCGCACCGACCGCGAACGACACCGTCAACACGACGGTGCGCCAGCCGATCTGCCCCGTCGCACCGGCGACGGTGATCGCGGCCAACACCGGGCCGGCACACGGCACATACAACGTGCCGAGGCCGAGGCCGAGGACGAACGCGCCGTTGGCGTTGCGGGTGACTTTCGGGAGCCGGTAGAACGGCTTCTCGATCAGATGCCCCAACGCCGGGAAGATCAGGCCCAGACCGACCAGCACCAGCACGGTCAGCCCGGCCCAGCGTAGGAAGCTGTCCGGCAGGCCCAGGAACGACAAGATCACCGAACCCAACAACGTGAACACACTGAAACTCACCACGATCCCCGCGATGATCCGCAACGGCCGAAAATCCCGCTTCGCCTTCTTCGGCGCTGCCTCGACAACCTCATCCACCAACACCCCACCGGCAGCGTCGGTGCGGCTATGCCGTCCCGCCTTGCCCGGCGAGCCATCCGCCTTGCCGGCCTGCTTGTCGGGTTGGTTCTCTTCTTTGCCGGCCGTACCCGCAAAGAAGATGATCGGCAACATCGGCAACACACACGGAGAAACCCCCGTGATCAAACCGCCCACCAAGCCGATCAAGGCCAGCGTGATCATCGAAAGCAACTCCACTCATCGGTAAGTCAGAGGTCACCCTCACTTCGGAGCTGTCGCAGTCGTGGATGGGTCTGGCACGCAAGCTTGACGAGCGATTCCGGCGTGAGGTGAGCGAAGCGGGGTAGAGGTGGCCCGTCGACGACTGTCGATGTTCGGACGCGCTACCTGGCGTGCTGTCTCGGTGTCAGGCGCGTCGGCTGAAGGGGAGTGCTTCCATGAGCGAGAGCGACAAGCTGGATCACAAGAAGGACGAAGTCGTAGGCCAGGCCAAGGAAACTCTCGGCAAGGTCACCGACAACGAAGAGCTCGAGGCCGAAGGTCGCGGCGAGCAGGCGAAGTCCAAGCTGCAGCAGGCCGGCGACAAGCTGAGCGATGCCGCCGACAAGGCTGGCGACGCGGTCAAGGACGCGCTCAGTCGGGACGACAAGAAGTAGGCAACAAACAAGGCCAGCACGACGGATGGGTCAGAGAGCCCACGTCGTGCTGGCCTCGGCGTTAGGCTCGATCTTTCGTCCAACGGTGGGTTCGCCCGGTCCAGGCCCGCCCCGGGGGGCCAATGATTCATGTTTACATGGTCATTGGCCGCTTTACGTGGGGTGGACGCCAGGTAGAGGGGCCACTGGCCGGGTAAGGCGACCACGACGCTTCACCTACGGAGTGCTTCCCGCTCGGATCACTCGAGACGTCGCCGTCCCAAGATCCCCAGCATGACAGGCACTTCCATCTTCCCAGGCCAATGTCGCCCACCAACACCTGACATCCCGAGGTTAGGTCGCGGCCAGGCGGGATGCGAGGTGGCGCGCGTCAGGCGATCTTTGACAGACGCGGCCTAAAGCTTCCGGCGAGCCCTACGGCGGAGCTGCAGGATGCGGCCGGTGCCAGGAATGGCGACGATGAGCACGCCGGCGATCGCGGCGAACAGCAAGGCGACCCCCAGCGGGAGCGACCCCTCCGCGGCGAGGAACGAGATCTGGACCTTCTGCTGGTTCTGCAACACGAACACCAGCAGCAGAATCAGCACGACAGTCGCGGCGATCAACACGACCCACAACCCACCCGTACGGGACCGGAGCGTCTCCTTGGCTCCCGGCCTCGGCGCTTCGGGACTCGGCGCTGCGTGCTTCGGGGCCTCGACCTCAGCGCTCGCCGGTTCGACGGGAACCGCGACGGGAGCAGACGTCTCCGGGACGTCCTTGGTGGCCGGCGGCTCTTCGCTGGACGGCTGACGCGGTCGCTGGTCCATCAGGTGACCCCCTTGGTGGTTGTCGTGCCGGACCACTCGTACCCACTCACGAGAACATCACCGACTCGATCTCGCAACGATAGGAGCACGCAGGGCGACTGGTTCCTGCGGGTACACAAAACGGGCACATGCCTCATCACGTGAGCTCCCTCAGCACGGTGGCGAACTGTCCGGCGTCCGCCGCCCACAGGTCGGCACCCAGGGATCGGGCGGTGGCCAGATCGGGGACCGCGGGTCCGCCCATCGCCACCGGAGTGCCGGGCCGTGCCCGGCGGACGGCGGCAGCGGTACGGCGGGCCGCGGTGGCGTGCCCGTCGGCACTCACGGACACCCCGACAGCCACCAGCGCGGGGGTGGCGACGACCGCGTCGACCACCGCTTCGACCGGCGTGTTCGAGCCGAGATCGATCACCGCGAAACCCGCCCCACGCAGGACATCTGCCGTCAACGCCACCGGCAGCGCGTGCGGATCCCCGGCCACCCCCGCGAGCAGCACCGTTCCGCCGGGACGCCCTGGCCGGCGGAACAACGGGCCGAGGCGTCCCAACACCCGTACGGCGACCGCGGTGGCGCGATGTTCGTCGAACACCGACAACCGGCCGCTCTCCCAGCCGTCCCCGATCGCCCGCATGGCCGGGCCGATCGTGTGCAGGACGACCTGGGTCGGATCGGCACCACTGGCCAACGCTGCTTGGACGACCGCCCACGCGCCCGGCTCGTCGCCAGCGACCAGCCGATCCTCCAACCGACTCGCGTAGACCCGCGACGGATGCCCACGACGCGGTACGTCGTTGGTACGGCGCCGCGAGCGTGTCCGCACCGGACCCGGTGTGACGTTGGCGAGGTCGTCGGGGCTGATCCACCACCGCCCGCGGCTACGGGTCGCGGCCAGCCGCCCGAGCCGCACGTACCGATAGGCGGTCATGTAATGCACGCCGAGCCGCCGAGCTGCCTCGGTCAGGTCGATCGACGGAGCACTGTCAGTCACCGGGACCGCCAGGCGGTCTGGTAGGCCAGCTTGGTCAACGCCGGCACCGCGTCGGGATGAAGGGCCGAATCCTCAAGCGCTGTTACCGATCGCCGCACCGCCTGGGAGATGAGGTATTCCACCTCGGCTTGAGCGCCGGTGGACTCCACGACCTCGACGAGCTCATCGACGTCGTCGTCGCTGAGCTCCGGATCGCCCACCCGCTTGAGGATCCGCTGCTCCAGCGCTCCTGTGGCGCGTTCCGTGGCGATTGCCAACAACCTGGTGGGCTTGCCGTTCCGCAGGTCCTCGCCGACGGGCTTGCCCGTCTCGGCGGAATCGCCGAACACGCCGAGCAGGTCGTCCCGGAGCTGGAACGCCTCCCCGAGCAGCAGCCCGTACTGACTCAGGCCGTCCGGGAACGTCGGACTCCCGGACAGCGCGTACCCGAGCCGCAGCGGACCGAGAACGGTGTAGTGGGCGGACTTGAGAACGGCGACCGCCGCGGCATGGTCGACGGTCGGGTTGCCGGTGGCGCTGCCGTGCAGGTCGAGGTACTGACCGATCATCAGGTCGCCGCAGAGCCGGTGCCAGATCCGGCTCGCTGCCGGCCGGAACTCGGCGGCCAGCCGGTGCGCCAGCGTGAACGCGACGTCCCCGACGAGCACTGCCATCCCCTCCGACACCCGCCGCACCTCGCCGCGCCAACCGTGCTCGCGATGGGTCGCCGCGAGGGCCGCATGGACAGAGGGACGCCCGCGTCGGAGCGGTGACCCGTCCATCACGTCGTCGTGGATCAACGCGAACGTGTGGAGGAGCTCCAACGCGGCCCCGGCCCGTACCAAGTCCCCATCGAGCGCGCCGGCCGACCGGCCAGCAGCCGCGACGTAGCCGGCGTGACAGAACGCCGGCCGGAGTCCCTTCCCGCCGTCCAGGGCGGTGCGGAGCTCTGCGAACAGGCCACCGACCTCACCGAGCTGACAGCGGGCCGCTTCGGTGTCGATCAGGTCGTGCAGGTGCGCCCGTACCGCGCCGACGAAGGCGGTGACTCCGCCCTCGGCCGGCGAGCCGTGGAGAGAACCTGCGTGGACCGTCGCCATCGGCCCTCCTTCGACCGTCTACCCGAAACCATCTACCGCTTTGTTTTAGCACTAAAACCCAGGGTAGGCCCGGGCTACACGACAATCGAAGGAGCAGTATGGGTACCGAACAGTCGATCGAGGTCGAGGTTCCGGTCACGACCGCCTACAACCAGTGGACTCAGTTCGAGGACTTCCCGCACTTCATGTCGGGGGTGGAGTCGATCAGCCAGCTCGACGACCAGCGCAACCACTGGGTCACCAACATCGCCGGTGTACGCCGCGAGTTCGACACCCGCATCACCGAACAGGTCCCGGACGAACGCGTCGCGTGGACCACCGAGAGCGGCTCGCCCCGCCAGTCCGGCGTGGTCACGTTCCACCGCATCTCGCCCACGCAGACCAAGGTGATGGTGCAACTCGACCTCGAGCCCGAGAACCTCGCCGAGAAGATCGGCGACAAGGTGGGCATCATCGACGCCCAGATCAAGGCGGACCTTGGCAAGTTCAAGACGTTCATCGAAGCACGCGGCGCCGAGACCGGCGCCTGGCGCGGCGACGTCGACCGACCCACGCCATAGGGCGTGATTTCAGGTGTTGGTGGGCGACGCTGGCCTGCGAATGACGGAAGTGCCTGTCCTGCTGGGGAGCCTTGGGAGTGCGACGTCTCGAGTGATCTGAGCGGGAAGCACTCCGTAGGTGAAGCGTTGTGGTCGCCTTACCCGGCCAGTGGCCGCTCTACCTGGCGTCCACCCCACGTAAAGCGGCTAATGATCATGTAAACATGATCGTTGGCCCCAGGTCGGCCGGACCGGGCGAACCAACGGCCGGACGAAAGATCGAGGCTAAGCGGGCAAGAAAGAATCGGCCAGCTGGCCGACGTTCGTCGCGGCGGAGGATCGTCAGCGTGAGGCGCGCTGGTCCTGTCGACGCCTGGATTGCCGCTGGCTCTTGCTGACGTTGCCGCAGTCGGACATGCTGCACCACCGTCGGGACCTGTTCTTCGTCGTGTCCAGGAACAGCCAGCCGCACGACGTTCCGCCGCGGCCGAAGCCAGGGCAGAGCTTGATCCTGGCGGACGCGGGGTCGCGGAGCAGGTCGAGCGCGGACAGACCCACCTGCCCGAGCACGACTCCCGGGTCCGGGTCGGGCCAGCTGAGGTCGAGGCCGCCGACGCGAGGCTGCCAGGTAGCGGCCGCCAACGCCTCCGCGCTGCTTGTTCGAAGCACGGCGACATCGCCGGCAGCAGGTGCGGTGCCGACGACGAGCGAGGTGAAGACCCGGTAGACCGCATCACGGAGGGTCAGGGCTCGGCTCAGCAGGTCGGTGGACTCGACCAGGTGCCACAGCTCCGCGGCGCGTGGCCGGTCGTAGAGCCCCTGACGGAAACCCCAGGCGACCAGGTCGTAGCCGTCGTTCAGGTCGTCCCGGAGGTCGGGAACCGTCGACAGGTCGGTGTCCGGAGTGCCGCCCCTCGGCTCGACCGTGTTGGCGAAGTCGAGGCAGAGCGCGCCGCCGACGCTTGGTCCCTGCGCGTCGATGCGCGCGTCCAGTTCCTGCACGTCTACCGCCTAACCGCGTTTTGCTGGTACGGTCGCCCTGATTCCACCTATCCGACTTTAGCCGGTGGACGAAGGGAAGGGTCACTCGTGGCGGCCGACCATGCGAACCTTCGCATCGCGGCGCTCGGCTTCGGCCAGCTCGGGGTCGTGGTGGCGTTCCAAGCGGTGGCGATCGTCCTGCCCTCGATTGGCGCCGACCTGCGGATCTCCCCGGCGTTGCTGCAATGGGTCGTCGGGGCGACCGCCCTGACGTACGCCGGTGGTCTGCTGGTGGCGGGCCGCCTGGCCGATCGGTACGGGGGACCACGCATCCTCGTCGCCGGATCGCTCCTGATGGCGGCGGGCAGCATCGCCGCGGCGATCGCTCCGCACTTCGCGGTGCTCCTGCTCGCCCGCGTCGCTCAGGGAATCGGCATGGCGCTCTACACACCGGCGATGGTGTCGTTGCTGGCCACGGGGTTCGCCGCTGGCGCGGACCGTCACCGGGCGCTGATCTGGTGGAACGTCGCCGGCGGCGCCGGAGGACTCATCGCCGTCACCGGCGGAGGGATGATCGCCAACCACGGCTGGCGAGCGACGTTCCTGCTGCTGGCACTCGCTCCATTGGTGACGGTTCTGCTGGCGAAGGCCGCGTTCGGCCGGTTCCAGCCCGAGCAGCGATCCGCTCAACGCCGGGTCGACGTGCTGAACGCCAGCCTCCCGTCGGCAGCCGCGACCCTGCTCGTCCTCGGCCTCACGGGACTGCAACAGGGCATGCCCATCGGCGTCCTCCCGCTCGCCATCAGCGTCGTTCTCGTGGTCGTGTGGCTGAAGCGGGAACGCCACGGCCGGCACCCCCTCGTTCCGTCCTCACTGCGTCGCTGGCCCGCGCTGCAGCCGATCGTTCTCGCGACCTTGCACGGCGCGGCGATCAACACGCCGATCTTCTTCTACGGACTGTTCCTGCAGACGTTCCGCGACGCGACCCCACTTCAGGTGGGTCTCGGCTTCATCCCCGCGAACGTCGGCCTCATCTCCGGCGCCGTCCTCG is part of the Tenggerimyces flavus genome and encodes:
- a CDS encoding fasciclin domain-containing protein, encoding MKTIRSRFRFGVMFAGVGLLAMVGAACGNTAEPTTQNEPAPTTSASSEAPDAMGAGMVGAGCAGYADQVPTGPGSVEGMAKDPVAVAASNNPLLKTLVSAVSGKLNPKVNLVDTLNGAEFTVFAPVDDAFAKIDAKTIETLKTDDKMLSKILTYHVVAGQLAPDAVVGDQKTVEGGTVKVTGTGDDLKVNDASVICGGVKTANATVYLIDTVLTPPADSGAMGAGMVGSGCAGYADQVPTGPGSVEGMAKDPVAVAASNNPLLKTLVSAVSGKLNPKVNLVDTLNGAEFTVFAPVDDAFAKIDAKTIETLKTDDKMLSKILTYHVIAGQLAPDAVVGDQKTVQGGTVTVTGSGDALKVNDASVICGGVKTANATVYLIDTVLMPM
- a CDS encoding redoxin domain-containing protein, with the translated sequence MLPIIFFAGTAGKEENQPDKQAGKADGSPGKAGRHSRTDAAGGVLVDEVVEAAPKKAKRDFRPLRIIAGIVVSFSVFTLLGSVILSFLGLPDSFLRWAGLTVLVLVGLGLIFPALGHLIEKPFYRLPKVTRNANGAFVLGLGLGTLYVPCAGPVLAAITVAGATGQIGWRTVVLTVSFAVGAALPLLVFAAAGSRIARRVKAYRDHARGFRIGGGIVMILLAIALGFGVTDLLQKALPNYTGGLEKKVAESDTVQGVLAPAIGEGGEELAKCTPGAAELASCGAAPEFRGTQRWFNTPDNQPATVAGLKGKVVLVDFWAYSCINCQRATPHLLAWDQTYGPLGLQIVGIHSPEFAFEKDPGNVAAAIRKEKIGYPVGQDNNLSTWTDYRNRYWPAKYLIDAQGIVRAIKFGEGDYGQVENQFRQLLKDANPEVKLPDPVDGTVKADNPGAKGTTPETFLSYARATNYQGTGTLTPDDGRVFGLNPNQPNDTFSLGGTWAVDSQHLTATTNAQVRLNFNAAKVYHVLSGQGTVTIKIPGKPDKTINVKGTPNAYQLLDQPNAERNTMTLTYSPGISAYTFSFG
- a CDS encoding CsbD family protein; protein product: MSESDKLDHKKDEVVGQAKETLGKVTDNEELEAEGRGEQAKSKLQQAGDKLSDAADKAGDAVKDALSRDDKK
- a CDS encoding LapA family protein, with the protein product MDQRPRQPSSEEPPATKDVPETSAPVAVPVEPASAEVEAPKHAAPSPEAPRPGAKETLRSRTGGLWVVLIAATVVLILLLVFVLQNQQKVQISFLAAEGSLPLGVALLFAAIAGVLIVAIPGTGRILQLRRRARRKL
- a CDS encoding cobalamin-dependent protein (Presence of a B(12) (cobalamin)-binding domain implies dependence on cobalamin itself, in one of its several forms, or in some unusual lineages, dependence on a cobalamin-like analog.) — protein: MTDSAPSIDLTEAARRLGVHYMTAYRYVRLGRLAATRSRGRWWISPDDLANVTPGPVRTRSRRRTNDVPRRGHPSRVYASRLEDRLVAGDEPGAWAVVQAALASGADPTQVVLHTIGPAMRAIGDGWESGRLSVFDEHRATAVAVRVLGRLGPLFRRPGRPGGTVLLAGVAGDPHALPVALTADVLRGAGFAVIDLGSNTPVEAVVDAVVATPALVAVGVSVSADGHATAARRTAAAVRRARPGTPVAMGGPAVPDLATARSLGADLWAADAGQFATVLRELT
- a CDS encoding polyprenyl synthetase family protein, producing the protein MATVHAGSLHGSPAEGGVTAFVGAVRAHLHDLIDTEAARCQLGEVGGLFAELRTALDGGKGLRPAFCHAGYVAAAGRSAGALDGDLVRAGAALELLHTFALIHDDVMDGSPLRRGRPSVHAALAATHREHGWRGEVRRVSEGMAVLVGDVAFTLAHRLAAEFRPAASRIWHRLCGDLMIGQYLDLHGSATGNPTVDHAAAVAVLKSAHYTVLGPLRLGYALSGSPTFPDGLSQYGLLLGEAFQLRDDLLGVFGDSAETGKPVGEDLRNGKPTRLLAIATERATGALEQRILKRVGDPELSDDDVDELVEVVESTGAQAEVEYLISQAVRRSVTALEDSALHPDAVPALTKLAYQTAWRSR
- a CDS encoding SRPBCC family protein, encoding MGTEQSIEVEVPVTTAYNQWTQFEDFPHFMSGVESISQLDDQRNHWVTNIAGVRREFDTRITEQVPDERVAWTTESGSPRQSGVVTFHRISPTQTKVMVQLDLEPENLAEKIGDKVGIIDAQIKADLGKFKTFIEARGAETGAWRGDVDRPTP
- a CDS encoding CGNR zinc finger domain-containing protein, translated to MQELDARIDAQGPSVGGALCLDFANTVEPRGGTPDTDLSTVPDLRDDLNDGYDLVAWGFRQGLYDRPRAAELWHLVESTDLLSRALTLRDAVYRVFTSLVVGTAPAAGDVAVLRTSSAEALAAATWQPRVGGLDLSWPDPDPGVVLGQVGLSALDLLRDPASARIKLCPGFGRGGTSCGWLFLDTTKNRSRRWCSMSDCGNVSKSQRQSRRRQDQRASR
- a CDS encoding MFS transporter, encoding MAADHANLRIAALGFGQLGVVVAFQAVAIVLPSIGADLRISPALLQWVVGATALTYAGGLLVAGRLADRYGGPRILVAGSLLMAAGSIAAAIAPHFAVLLLARVAQGIGMALYTPAMVSLLATGFAAGADRHRALIWWNVAGGAGGLIAVTGGGMIANHGWRATFLLLALAPLVTVLLAKAAFGRFQPEQRSAQRRVDVLNASLPSAAATLLVLGLTGLQQGMPIGVLPLAISVVLVVVWLKRERHGRHPLVPSSLRRWPALQPIVLATLHGAAINTPIFFYGLFLQTFRDATPLQVGLGFIPANVGLISGAVLGGAIIRRRGHHAAMISGMVVIVVGIGLLLTVDARSTVWHPFLLAWLVFGVGAAVAHAGFIGLAGKESADESGTTAGFLTSGGQIGTAIGLAVFVGLAGIPADNLTGYRIAFLAAMLAAALGAAVAAIGRQSAPSVHASTEASPSTSSRHGGGVVG